In the Leptotrichia sp. oral taxon 212 genome, one interval contains:
- the atpH gene encoding ATP synthase F1 subunit delta: MDKEAIAKRYASAIYDIAESSDKIGEIREALNILAENYNEDEEFKVFLLDPSIKYDEKVKYLHKSFDFISEDAFKIINYLVKKGRVSLAEKIKDSYLKIYYEKNNKILVNATFTKELSDNQREALMKKLEEKYKKKIVLNLSVDEELIGGGIIKIGNKVIDGSIKSQIENIKKIF, encoded by the coding sequence ATGGACAAGGAGGCAATAGCTAAAAGATATGCATCAGCTATTTATGATATAGCAGAGTCTTCAGACAAAATAGGTGAGATAAGGGAGGCACTTAATATTCTGGCGGAAAATTACAATGAAGACGAGGAGTTTAAAGTTTTTTTATTGGATCCGTCGATAAAATATGATGAAAAAGTCAAATATTTACATAAATCTTTTGATTTTATAAGTGAAGATGCCTTTAAAATAATAAATTACCTTGTAAAAAAGGGAAGAGTTTCCCTTGCTGAAAAAATAAAGGACAGCTATTTAAAAATTTATTATGAGAAAAATAATAAAATACTCGTAAATGCAACTTTTACAAAAGAGCTGTCAGATAATCAGAGAGAAGCGCTTATGAAAAAACTGGAAGAAAAATATAAGAAAAAGATAGTCTTAAATCTTTCAGTTGATGAGGAACTCATAGGTGGAGGAATTATAAAAATAGGGAATAAAGTAATAGACGGTTCAATTAAAAGCCAGATTGAAAACATAAAGAAGATATTTTAG
- the atpF gene encoding F0F1 ATP synthase subunit B, translating to MSEGAKLVNIDFTMAIQIVNFLVLVYFFWRVFSKKIGKILEERKHLALSEMEIVEEEKEKLEEQKKAMEKLKKESKRRANEILIKAERQADERKDQIVSSAMNNRERMMMKAEADIEKMRQNAKFELQKEVGEMAVELAEKIIKENIKDKQDEIIDNFINEIGD from the coding sequence ATGTCAGAAGGAGCAAAATTAGTAAATATAGATTTTACGATGGCTATCCAAATAGTAAATTTTCTGGTGCTGGTTTATTTTTTCTGGAGAGTTTTTTCAAAGAAAATAGGAAAAATTCTTGAAGAAAGAAAGCATCTTGCCCTATCGGAAATGGAAATAGTGGAAGAAGAAAAGGAAAAACTTGAAGAACAGAAAAAGGCAATGGAAAAACTGAAAAAAGAATCAAAGAGAAGAGCCAATGAAATACTTATTAAAGCTGAAAGACAGGCAGATGAAAGAAAAGACCAGATTGTTTCTTCAGCTATGAATAACAGGGAAAGAATGATGATGAAAGCTGAAGCGGATATTGAAAAAATGCGACAGAATGCTAAATTTGAATTACAAAAGGAAGTAGGGGAAATGGCTGTCGAGCTTGCAGAAAAAATCATAAAGGAAAACATAAAGGACAAGCAGGATGAAATAATAGACAACTTTATTAATGAAATAGGAGATTAA
- the atpE gene encoding ATP synthase F0 subunit C yields MEGIVQAAALLGAGIAAIGGIGAGLGQGIATGYAVEAISRQPEAKQDIMQTLITGLAITESTGIYALVISFLLIFLKG; encoded by the coding sequence ATGGAAGGAATAGTACAGGCGGCAGCATTATTAGGAGCAGGAATAGCGGCAATAGGAGGAATAGGAGCAGGACTGGGGCAGGGAATTGCTACAGGATATGCAGTTGAGGCGATATCAAGACAGCCTGAAGCAAAACAGGATATAATGCAGACATTAATTACAGGATTGGCTATAACAGAATCAACAGGGATTTATGCATTAGTAATCTCATTCCTTTTAATATTCTTAAAAGGATAA
- the atpB gene encoding F0F1 ATP synthase subunit A, producing the protein MKKKIVISILGLFVLMLIVNIILSLITSFLPVKFIMPDALVEPPHYYNFVLGKYNLSLSQTVLNTWAIMVLIIVLVKLGVKNISVTNPSKMQIILEEYYHFIENTFLVTFGKYKKKFMPFFSALFAFVLFSNLSLFLFPFIVTVTKKPEGYVVGHFFRTPTADPNTAIGLSLVVAVLFVSVGIRKGGVLGYIKSLMHPAWFMLPINIVGEISKILNTSMRLFGNMLAGLVIGGLLYSLVGRGLIQSWTNNALHGSFSFSVGWPMLIQLYLDGFVGIIQAFVFTMLSSVYVGEVLGEETEEEN; encoded by the coding sequence ATGAAAAAGAAAATAGTTATTTCCATATTGGGGTTATTTGTGTTAATGCTGATTGTCAATATTATACTGTCACTTATTACAAGTTTTCTACCTGTAAAGTTTATAATGCCTGATGCGCTGGTAGAACCACCGCATTATTATAACTTTGTTTTAGGAAAATATAATTTAAGTTTAAGTCAGACAGTTTTAAATACATGGGCCATCATGGTTCTGATTATAGTTCTTGTTAAACTGGGAGTAAAAAATATAAGCGTTACTAATCCAAGTAAAATGCAGATTATTTTAGAAGAATATTATCATTTTATTGAAAATACTTTTTTAGTTACATTTGGTAAGTATAAGAAAAAATTTATGCCGTTTTTTTCAGCATTGTTTGCATTTGTACTTTTTTCAAATTTAAGTCTGTTTTTATTTCCCTTTATTGTGACAGTAACTAAGAAACCGGAAGGATATGTGGTGGGTCACTTTTTCAGAACTCCTACAGCGGATCCTAACACAGCGATAGGATTGTCTCTTGTAGTGGCAGTATTGTTCGTATCAGTCGGTATAAGAAAAGGTGGAGTGCTGGGTTATATAAAAAGCCTTATGCATCCTGCATGGTTTATGCTTCCTATAAACATTGTAGGGGAAATATCAAAAATATTGAACACTTCAATGAGATTATTTGGAAATATGTTAGCAGGACTTGTAATAGGAGGACTTTTATATAGTCTTGTAGGAAGAGGGCTGATTCAGTCATGGACTAACAATGCCCTTCATGGAAGTTTTTCCTTTTCAGTAGGATGGCCGATGCTGATACAGCTTTATCTTGATGGATTTGTGGGAATAATACAGGCATTTGTCTTTACAATGCTGTCATCGGTATATGTTGGAGAAGTTCTGGGAGAGGAAACGGAAGAAGAAAATTAG
- a CDS encoding AtpZ/AtpI family protein yields MSDILKKSSKSIKEVNKRDDTAENKYFEENVSDDIFSPENIGVGVEDSEEKRIKRLEKIEKRLGRYDKAEKIKHKKNNILMKYFLVATNMIYILAGPILLMLGAYLLLEKFIFKKQQPIVLIIFLIIGAFTGYWSLIKQVRDIK; encoded by the coding sequence ATGTCTGATATATTAAAAAAAAGCAGTAAAAGTATAAAAGAAGTCAATAAAAGAGATGATACAGCAGAAAATAAATATTTTGAGGAAAATGTGAGTGATGATATTTTTTCTCCGGAAAATATCGGAGTTGGGGTAGAAGACAGTGAGGAAAAAAGAATTAAGAGACTGGAGAAAATAGAAAAACGTCTTGGAAGATATGATAAGGCAGAGAAGATTAAACATAAGAAAAATAACATTCTTATGAAGTATTTTCTTGTGGCGACAAATATGATTTATATTTTGGCAGGACCGATTTTACTCATGTTGGGGGCATATCTTCTGCTGGAAAAATTTATTTTTAAGAAGCAGCAGCCGATAGTGCTTATAATATTTCTAATAATAGGGGCTTTTACAGGTTACTGGTCTCTTATAAAGCAAGTAAGGGATATTAAATAG
- a CDS encoding class I SAM-dependent methyltransferase encodes MHKEFTEVYDIFMKHVDYKGWYKFLKTYMKTKGEVLDLGCGTGEFIYRLLKDDFAVTGVDISEGMLEMAEKKIKSKNLKNNDYKLIKEDIVNYEHNNEADYIMCNFDTVNYFENKQEFKKFIAKSYKNLKKGGYLIFDIVTEEIFEEVFENGIFLDEEPEYTSIWRYEKKGKNKYFVEIDLFIKQQEGDNLFRKYNEQHNKFMYEPEWVVETVQKAGFEIFDAATNPDFGESRIFFIFKKI; translated from the coding sequence ATGCACAAGGAATTTACTGAAGTATATGATATTTTTATGAAGCATGTGGACTATAAGGGATGGTATAAGTTTCTGAAGACATATATGAAAACTAAAGGGGAAGTTCTGGATTTGGGATGTGGAACGGGAGAGTTCATATATAGGCTTTTAAAGGATGATTTTGCAGTTACGGGTGTTGATATATCTGAAGGAATGCTTGAAATGGCTGAAAAAAAGATAAAATCCAAAAACCTGAAAAATAATGATTATAAGCTTATAAAGGAAGATATTGTAAACTATGAGCACAATAATGAAGCTGATTATATTATGTGTAATTTTGATACAGTAAATTATTTTGAAAATAAGCAGGAGTTTAAAAAGTTTATAGCCAAATCCTATAAAAATCTTAAAAAAGGCGGATATCTTATATTTGATATTGTAACAGAAGAAATATTTGAAGAAGTATTTGAAAATGGAATATTTTTAGATGAAGAACCTGAGTATACAAGCATCTGGAGATATGAAAAAAAAGGAAAAAATAAATATTTTGTTGAAATAGACCTGTTTATAAAACAGCAGGAAGGAGATAACTTATTCAGGAAATACAATGAACAGCACAATAAGTTTATGTATGAGCCTGAATGGGTTGTAGAAACAGTTCAAAAAGCCGGTTTTGAAATTTTTGATGCTGCTACAAATCCTGATTTTGGAGAAAGCAGAATATTTTTTATATTTAAAAAAATATAG
- the cdd gene encoding cytidine deaminase, with translation MKEVNGKIKLTEEEISGYIDEANDILKNAYVPYSKFPVAALLIDEQGRKFKGVNVENASYGLGICAERNVIPTAVTEGMKKIKLLVVTGGTPEPISPCGACRQVISEFSDNDTVIILTNRDKKYKIWSISELLPYSFGPDDL, from the coding sequence ATGAAAGAAGTAAATGGAAAAATAAAATTAACGGAAGAAGAAATATCCGGATATATAGACGAAGCAAATGATATACTCAAAAATGCATATGTTCCGTATTCTAAATTTCCTGTTGCGGCATTGCTGATTGATGAACAGGGAAGAAAATTTAAAGGTGTGAATGTGGAAAATGCTTCATATGGGTTAGGGATATGTGCAGAAAGAAATGTAATTCCTACAGCAGTGACTGAAGGAATGAAAAAAATCAAGCTGCTAGTAGTAACTGGAGGAACGCCTGAACCAATCAGTCCGTGTGGAGCCTGCAGACAGGTAATTTCAGAGTTTTCTGATAATGATACGGTCATTATTCTGACAAACAGGGATAAAAAATATAAAATATGGTCAATAAGTGAATTATTACCATATTCATTTGGACCGGATGACTTGTAG
- the deoD gene encoding purine-nucleoside phosphorylase produces MATPHLGAKKGDIAETVLLPGDPLRAKYIAETFLKDVVQYNNVRGMLGFTGIYKGKRVSVQGTGMGVPSIGIYTHELINEYGCKNLIRIGTAGSFQENVKIRDVVIAMAASTDSAINKLRFNGADYAPTASAELLFKAYEAGKAKGLSMKAGNVLTSDTFYGDDPEGWKKWAKFGVLCVEMETAQLYTTAAKFGVNALTLLTISDSLVTGEVTSAEERQLTFNDMIEVALESALSL; encoded by the coding sequence ATGGCAACACCACACTTAGGAGCAAAAAAGGGAGATATCGCAGAAACGGTATTATTACCGGGAGATCCATTAAGAGCAAAGTATATCGCAGAAACATTTCTGAAAGATGTAGTACAATATAACAATGTAAGAGGAATGTTAGGATTTACAGGAATTTACAAAGGAAAAAGAGTATCTGTCCAGGGAACAGGAATGGGAGTGCCTTCAATAGGAATTTATACTCATGAATTAATCAATGAATACGGATGTAAAAATTTAATAAGAATAGGAACAGCAGGATCTTTTCAGGAAAATGTAAAAATAAGAGACGTAGTTATTGCAATGGCCGCTTCTACAGATTCTGCAATAAACAAGCTGAGATTTAACGGAGCTGACTATGCACCTACTGCAAGCGCAGAATTACTGTTTAAAGCTTATGAAGCCGGGAAAGCAAAAGGATTGAGCATGAAGGCAGGAAATGTTCTTACAAGTGACACTTTTTATGGTGACGATCCTGAAGGATGGAAAAAATGGGCAAAATTTGGTGTACTGTGTGTAGAAATGGAAACTGCTCAACTATACACAACAGCTGCAAAATTTGGAGTAAATGCGCTGACTCTTTTAACAATAAGTGATTCATTAGTTACAGGAGAAGTTACTTCTGCAGAAGAAAGACAGCTTACATTCAATGACATGATTGAAGTGGCTCTGGAAAGTGCTTTAAGCCTATAG
- a CDS encoding GNAT family N-acetyltransferase → MILPLEEHQLKNGITCQIRSPIEEDAQKFMEYRKTTNSETYFLLRYPEEVNFSIEQAEKFLKEYSEDEKALLIFVFLNGEIAGSISLRGVSNMMKLKHRANFGVMVRKKYWNLGIGNLLITRMLQIAKDTGYEQVELGVFENNENAIRIYKKIGFEEWGRVRRAFKLKNGNYYDEIIMGIML, encoded by the coding sequence TTGATTTTACCATTGGAAGAACATCAACTGAAAAATGGAATAACTTGTCAGATAAGGAGTCCTATAGAAGAAGATGCTCAAAAATTTATGGAATACAGGAAAACTACAAATAGCGAGACATATTTTCTGCTTAGATATCCTGAAGAGGTAAATTTTTCAATAGAGCAGGCTGAAAAATTCCTGAAGGAATACTCAGAAGATGAGAAAGCATTGCTAATCTTTGTATTTTTAAATGGAGAAATTGCAGGAAGTATAAGCCTCAGAGGCGTTTCAAATATGATGAAACTTAAGCATAGAGCCAATTTTGGAGTAATGGTAAGGAAAAAATACTGGAATTTAGGAATAGGAAACTTATTAATTACCCGAATGCTTCAAATAGCAAAAGATACAGGATATGAACAAGTCGAACTTGGAGTTTTTGAGAATAATGAAAACGCAATTAGAATATATAAAAAAATTGGTTTTGAAGAATGGGGAAGAGTTCGCAGGGCATTTAAACTGAAAAATGGAAATTATTATGATGAAATAATTATGGGAATTATGTTATAA
- a CDS encoding pyridoxamine 5'-phosphate oxidase family protein, which yields MRRKDREITDRVKIKEIISECDCCRLGFNDNGKVYIVPLNFGFVERNEKFIFYFHGAKTGRKHDIMKENNNVGFELDTNHRIYGKDDVACTYTSAFQSIIGTGKVFVVENYDEKIQGLIEIMKHNTGKTKWQFNEKMVNSVCVFKLEVEELACKEHE from the coding sequence ATGAGAAGAAAAGATAGAGAAATAACAGATAGGGTAAAAATAAAGGAGATTATATCAGAGTGTGATTGCTGCAGATTAGGATTTAATGATAATGGAAAAGTTTATATAGTTCCTTTAAATTTTGGGTTTGTTGAGAGGAATGAAAAATTTATATTTTACTTTCATGGCGCAAAAACAGGAAGAAAACATGATATAATGAAAGAAAATAACAATGTAGGCTTTGAACTTGACACGAATCATAGAATATACGGGAAAGATGATGTTGCATGTACTTATACTTCAGCATTTCAAAGTATTATAGGAACAGGAAAGGTTTTTGTTGTTGAAAATTACGATGAAAAGATTCAAGGACTTATTGAAATTATGAAGCATAATACTGGAAAAACAAAATGGCAGTTCAATGAAAAAATGGTAAATTCTGTATGTGTATTTAAGCTTGAAGTAGAAGAACTTGCATGCAAGGAACATGAGTAG
- a CDS encoding NUDIX hydrolase N-terminal domain-containing protein, whose translation MKDREQWLKWAMELQSLSQAGLNYAKDVFDMERYTRIREISAEIMAHKGDIPVEKVKNLFCNEIGYQTPKIDCRAAVFKEDRVLMVKERDGKWSLPGGWVDVDQSVADNTVKEVLEEAGINVTAEKIIAVQDGVKNNLGCGLGNVPYGVTKIFVLCRITDDNENEFVKNIEISERGYFEIDTLPELSEIRNTEKQIRMCFEAYKSDVWEALFD comes from the coding sequence ATGAAAGATAGGGAACAGTGGCTGAAGTGGGCCATGGAATTACAGAGTTTGTCTCAGGCAGGATTAAACTATGCGAAAGATGTGTTTGATATGGAAAGATATACACGGATAAGGGAAATTTCAGCAGAAATAATGGCTCATAAAGGTGATATCCCAGTGGAAAAGGTGAAAAATCTTTTTTGCAATGAAATTGGATATCAGACACCTAAGATTGACTGCCGTGCAGCAGTATTTAAGGAAGACAGAGTTCTCATGGTAAAGGAAAGGGATGGGAAATGGTCACTTCCCGGAGGCTGGGTAGATGTGGATCAGTCAGTCGCAGACAACACTGTAAAGGAAGTGCTGGAAGAAGCAGGAATAAATGTAACTGCAGAAAAGATTATAGCTGTCCAGGATGGTGTGAAAAATAATTTAGGATGTGGTTTAGGTAATGTTCCCTATGGAGTTACAAAAATTTTTGTTCTTTGCAGGATAACAGATGATAATGAAAATGAATTTGTAAAAAATATTGAAATATCTGAAAGAGGGTATTTTGAGATTGATACTTTACCTGAGCTTTCAGAAATAAGAAATACTGAAAAACAGATTAGAATGTGTTTTGAAGCGTATAAATCAGATGTGTGGGAAGCACTGTTTGATTGA
- a CDS encoding phosphopentomutase — MGKVERVTIIVLDSVGAGELPDANLFDDCGSNTLGNMAKAYGGMSLPNMGKLGLGNITEIEGTPAVENAEGAYGRAIEVSHGKDSTTGHWEIAGVPLERPFPNYQNGFSDEVIKEFEEKTGRKVMLNRPLSGTVAIDQYGEEQIKTGNWIVYGSADPVFQIAANEEIIPLEELYKACEIALEICNEKSPVARVIARPYVGKKVGEFKRTANRHDFSIDPPRESMLERLEKAGLDVVGIGKTSDLFNGKGITDNRKANQDNLDGIKKTVAALKEDTKGLIFTNLVDFDAVYGHRRNVEGYVNAMIEFDNWLPEIEKNLKDNEILIITADHGNDPTFKGTDHTREYIPILIYGKNVKKNVNIGTRKTFADIAATVEELLLGTEKEGSFAKEIL, encoded by the coding sequence ATGGGAAAAGTGGAAAGAGTTACAATAATAGTTTTGGATAGTGTTGGAGCAGGAGAATTGCCTGATGCAAATTTATTTGATGACTGTGGTTCAAATACTTTAGGAAATATGGCGAAAGCTTATGGGGGAATGAGTTTGCCTAACATGGGGAAATTAGGGCTTGGAAATATTACTGAAATTGAAGGGACGCCAGCTGTTGAAAATGCTGAAGGGGCTTATGGAAGAGCTATTGAAGTATCACATGGAAAAGATTCTACCACTGGGCACTGGGAAATTGCCGGAGTGCCATTGGAAAGACCGTTTCCAAACTACCAAAATGGATTTTCAGATGAAGTTATAAAAGAATTTGAAGAAAAAACTGGAAGAAAAGTTATGTTAAACAGACCACTTTCAGGAACTGTCGCAATTGATCAATATGGAGAAGAGCAGATAAAAACAGGTAACTGGATAGTTTACGGTTCAGCAGATCCTGTATTCCAGATTGCTGCAAATGAAGAAATTATACCATTGGAAGAACTTTACAAAGCGTGTGAAATTGCACTTGAAATTTGTAATGAGAAATCACCTGTTGCAAGGGTAATTGCAAGACCTTATGTTGGTAAAAAAGTAGGAGAATTTAAGAGAACTGCGAACAGACACGACTTCTCCATCGACCCACCAAGAGAAAGCATGCTTGAAAGATTGGAAAAAGCCGGACTTGATGTAGTGGGAATCGGTAAGACAAGCGACCTGTTCAATGGAAAGGGAATTACAGATAACAGAAAAGCTAATCAGGATAACTTGGATGGAATTAAGAAAACAGTAGCTGCATTGAAGGAAGATACAAAAGGATTGATTTTCACTAACTTGGTTGATTTTGATGCGGTTTATGGGCACAGAAGAAATGTCGAAGGTTATGTAAATGCTATGATTGAATTTGATAACTGGCTTCCTGAAATCGAAAAGAACTTGAAAGATAATGAAATCCTTATTATTACTGCGGATCATGGAAATGACCCTACATTCAAAGGAACAGACCATACAAGGGAATACATACCGATATTGATTTATGGTAAAAATGTTAAAAAGAATGTAAATATTGGAACTAGAAAAACTTTTGCTGATATTGCGGCAACTGTTGAGGAACTTCTATTGGGAACTGAAAAAGAAGGAAGTTTTGCGAAAGAGATATTGTAA
- a CDS encoding winged helix-turn-helix transcriptional regulator, producing METLEELQKNDLKVTDILTDKMTDKELQRLKILEEYFEKNNYIDNSEVQKILNVSDSTTRRFLNKLLKNEILEAVGEKKGRKYRMK from the coding sequence ATGGAAACTTTAGAAGAATTGCAAAAAAATGACTTAAAAGTGACTGATATTTTGACTGATAAAATGACTGATAAAGAGTTACAAAGACTGAAAATACTGGAAGAGTATTTTGAGAAAAATAATTATATTGATAATAGTGAGGTTCAAAAGATTTTGAATGTTTCGGATTCTACGACGAGAAGATTTTTGAATAAACTTTTGAAAAATGAAATTTTAGAAGCAGTTGGAGAGAAGAAAGGGAGAAAGTATCGGATGAAATAA